From Paenibacillus sp. PvR098:
GCAGGCGCGTATCCCGCACGGGGGATCCCGCTGTAACCCATTACGAGGTTCTGGAAAGGCTCGATTCGGCATCACTTGTAAGGTTAAGACTGGAGACGGGGAGAACACACCAAATCCGCGTTCACATGAGCCATCTGGGGCATCCTCTGCTAGGTGACTCGCTCTACGGTGGCCGCACGGCGGGCATGGGTATGGCTAGGCAAGCGCTCCACGGGGAGCAGTTGGTGTTCTCTGAACCATTCACGGGAGAACGAATGGAAGTGCGAGCCACTTGGCCTGATGACTTTGCGGTTCTTTACGAGCAATTGAAAAAATAGTAGTCATGCTCCTCCATCAGCAGCCATATAAATTGTAAAGACCAATGCGCTGACGATCTTTCTTTTTCTGGAAAGGTGAAATGTGGAAGGGAGGATGTTACATTGACGAAGCAGCATAACGGGCTTAGGTTTGATATTTACGAACGTGTGCATTTATCCGAAGGTGTGCTTGGCATTAAGGAGCTGGAAGGGGTGGAACTGATTCCCCACATTCAGGTGCTTCCGCAAGGAGAACAAGCCGTGCTTCGCGGCAATCTGCTATTGACGGGGACTTATGTCGATGAACTGGAGCGTACGGATCAGACATTGCAGCATTTGATTCCGGTAGAAATCACGCTGCCGATGAATCGCGTGCAGCGTGTGGAAGATATCGCCGTTGAGATCGAAAATTTCGACGTGGATCTGCTGTCTGCTCGAAGCTTGAATGTGACGGGAGTGCTGTCGCTCGGAGGCGTCGAGAATGTTTCAAGCTCGGAGTCCGATCAATGGAGGGAAACCGAGGAAGAGGTCGTGTTTGTCCATGAGGTGCCGGAGCGGCGTTCCGAGATACAGGAGGAATCGTCGTCGTTAAGTGAGTCCGCTGGGGAGGAAATCCCTCGTTCGGAACAAGCTCCCGCAGAGGTCTTGCCGCAGGAGAAGGCTGAGCCAAGCAGTCAGCAAGAACCTACTGCTCCGCCAAGCGAGCCGGCAAAGAAAGAGGAGAAGGAGTCGGAGCCCGAAGCTTCGGGGGCCGTGAAGGAAGAAGAACCAGCCGCGGAAGCCGCGGCGAATACGACGGAGAAGAAGGAAATGAAAGTCGGCCTGGGCTCTAAAAAAACGACTGACGCAGCCGAATCCGCTGCGGAGCCGATATACAAGTCGTTCGGTCTGGCTTCGCTGCTGAAGCATGGTTCCTCCAAATCGGACACACGGCCTCCGGAAGATGGACAGTCTACGGCACAAAAGCTGCCTTCGGAGAAGGTGGAATGGAAAAACCTGCTCCTGAGTGCCAATAGAGAACAGCAGGAGTTTAAGAAGCTCCGGATGTGCATTGTGCAAAAGGAAGAAACCCTTGAAACGATTGCCAAACGCTATGATTTAAATCCAAGAGAAATCGCGCTTTACAACCGGCTTGGAGAGGGCGAATTAATGGAAGGACAAATTGTCTACATACCGAAATAAGCTGCAGAGCTAATAAAAAATGCCCGATCAGCCTTCATACAGGCTTGTTCGGGGATTTTTTTGTCTATACTTGTCGTAAAGGAAGTCTTAAAATAGACGGGTGAAAATGGTTCTTGTATTGACTCTCACCTTATGATTGTTTATCATAATACGCATAGATGCAGTAAAAACATTGAAAGGGAATAGTAGACAGCGAACCCTTCAGAGAGTGGAGCCAGCAAGAGGCTGGAAGGTTCCGCAGGAATGTACCTGTCGAAGTCGCCCCGGAGTTGCCGAATTGAAAGTGAAGCTTAGATTCGGCCGGTTGCAGCCGTTACCTGTTTGAGCGCCGTATTTTGACCGGAGGAGACTCCGCTTAATTCATGCAAAAGTACGGAATAAAGGTGGTACCACGGAAGCGAGAGCCTTTCGTCCTTTGCGGCGAAAGGCTTTTTTGGTATTATGCAGCGATGCGGATCTTGGAGGCTGCGCCCCTGCGACATATATCCCTACTGAATTAGAATGCAGATGGAGGTTTGCCAGTTATGGAAGAAACAAAACAAGCGGCCACGCCGGATACGTCGATGCCGACGACTTATGACCCGAAGGAAGCCGAGAAGAAATGGTATGAATACTGGCTGAAGGGCCAATATTTTCAAGCGGGTCAGCGTCAAGACGCGAAACCCTACACGATTGTCATTCCGCCGCCGAACGTGACTGGTATGCTGCACATCGGCCATGCGCTCGATTTTACGCTGCAGGATATCATGGTCCGCACGAAGCGGATGCAGGGTTATGATGCACTGTGGCTGCCGGGTTCCGACCATGCGGGTATCGCTACCCAAACGAAGGTAGAGCAGAAGCTACGTGAGGAAGGCGTGACCCGTTATGACCTGGGTCGGGAGAAATTCCTTGAGAAAGTATGGGAGTGGAAGGAACATTATGCGGGTACAATCCACGAACAGTGGGCCAAAATGGGCTTCTCTCTCGATTATTCCCGTGAACGCTTCACACTGGATGCAGGACTATCGAAGGCGGTGCGCGAGGTATTCGTCCGTCTCTATGAAAAGGGTTTGATCTATCGCGGTAAATATATCATCAACTGGGATCCGGCTGCCCGTACGGCGCTTTCCGACATTGAGGTAGAGTACAAAGAAGTGCA
This genomic window contains:
- a CDS encoding LysM peptidoglycan-binding domain-containing protein, with product MTKQHNGLRFDIYERVHLSEGVLGIKELEGVELIPHIQVLPQGEQAVLRGNLLLTGTYVDELERTDQTLQHLIPVEITLPMNRVQRVEDIAVEIENFDVDLLSARSLNVTGVLSLGGVENVSSSESDQWRETEEEVVFVHEVPERRSEIQEESSSLSESAGEEIPRSEQAPAEVLPQEKAEPSSQQEPTAPPSEPAKKEEKESEPEASGAVKEEEPAAEAAANTTEKKEMKVGLGSKKTTDAAESAAEPIYKSFGLASLLKHGSSKSDTRPPEDGQSTAQKLPSEKVEWKNLLLSANREQQEFKKLRMCIVQKEETLETIAKRYDLNPREIALYNRLGEGELMEGQIVYIPK